In the genome of Candidatus Babeliaceae bacterium, one region contains:
- the alr gene encoding alanine racemase: MNHSWVEISRSALIHNSTIIKQLIYPSHLAVVVKANAYGHGILEIAQIVDTIPDVHMICVAQVEEAVQLQKSGIKKTFLSLAYMPENCHDAIKNTIALALYNLHDAQRLHEAALLLDKQAVVHVKIDTGMSRLGIAPQEAVAFIQFVHKHFPRITIAGIFTHLGDKDQTDISFSEKQLALFDTMLAELHQAGIRIPLTHALSSGVLEYAHDKKYSLARCGTNIYGLWSSDNSKKRAQCIMPGLELLPVLSWKSRIIQIKDIPAGSSVGYGKTFIAANPMKIAVISIGYADGYPRALSNKGIVKIGNHYAPVIGIVSMNLTAVDITPVPDVCIGDHVTLLGPDTQISADALAQLTGTINIEITTRISSTIKRIVVD; this comes from the coding sequence ATGAATCACAGTTGGGTAGAAATAAGTCGCTCAGCGCTTATTCACAATAGTACTATTATTAAACAGCTTATTTATCCATCGCATCTTGCGGTTGTTGTTAAAGCAAATGCCTACGGTCACGGTATTTTGGAAATAGCACAGATTGTCGATACTATTCCTGATGTTCATATGATATGTGTGGCGCAGGTAGAAGAAGCTGTGCAGTTGCAAAAAAGTGGTATTAAAAAGACATTTTTATCATTGGCCTATATGCCTGAAAATTGTCACGATGCGATCAAAAATACTATTGCACTTGCGCTGTATAATCTCCATGACGCACAACGTCTGCATGAGGCTGCGTTATTATTAGACAAGCAGGCCGTAGTGCATGTAAAAATAGATACTGGAATGTCTCGCTTAGGCATAGCGCCTCAAGAAGCAGTAGCATTTATACAGTTTGTGCATAAGCATTTCCCACGCATTACTATTGCTGGGATTTTTACGCATCTTGGTGATAAAGATCAAACTGATATCAGTTTTTCAGAAAAACAATTAGCGCTTTTTGATACAATGCTTGCTGAGTTACATCAGGCTGGCATACGTATTCCCCTAACGCATGCATTATCTTCAGGTGTATTAGAATATGCACATGATAAAAAATATTCACTTGCTCGCTGTGGAACAAATATATATGGTCTCTGGAGTTCAGATAATTCAAAAAAACGCGCGCAATGCATCATGCCAGGATTAGAACTGTTACCCGTTTTGTCGTGGAAAAGCCGTATTATACAGATTAAAGATATTCCCGCAGGTAGCAGCGTTGGTTATGGCAAAACTTTTATTGCAGCCAATCCCATGAAAATTGCCGTTATTTCTATTGGATATGCAGACGGTTATCCTCGAGCGCTCAGCAATAAAGGAATCGTGAAAATTGGTAATCACTATGCACCGGTCATTGGTATTGTGAGCATGAATCTTACCGCAGTAGATATTACGCCTGTGCCAGACGTGTGCATAGGCGATCACGTTACGCTACTCGGGCCCGATACTCAGATATCTGCTGATGCATTAGCTCAATTAACCGGCACTATTAACATAGAAATAACAACAAGAATTAGTTCTACTATTAAACGCATAGTTGTAGATTAA
- a CDS encoding alkaline phosphatase family protein — protein sequence MKNTMVHKVFMLFICFCSYFVRSEDKAPKLTIVVVIDQFAYHELQKLQPYFKGGIKFLHDNGVRYVNAFHPHGMPETGVGHTSIGTGTLAKEHGIIGNNWLDAQGNSITCDADNAPHAAVFSPTGLYNFGVSPKNIMVDTLSDQLIMNSYPHAKNIVFSLSLKSRSAVGMAGRLGKAVWFDAQSGAFTSSKVYFDELPQWVKDFNQEKNISELKDYTWDLTYPASSPAYNFSNTHDYEFSSVKKSWIGVKHEIDKKEHDPFLFFEKTPLANKLLLDCATACLKNTITNNPQERVVLWLSLSSLDLIGHVYGPNSLEALDMLYKIDTQLKDFIDKVYEAVPQEDVLFALTADHGIVPILEEVKKNGLTFAQRIDSKTLMSSVNEAIEKKHGISNALEHFRMPSFYCNKNILELSKSQRNTIMYDIKNILMNHPGIKYAWTFDELSWSPYACNVLPNYFKNQLYRNRTGHIICQVQPYNYIDIFTSGTAHGTPYDYDTHVPLIVYQKGKLFNKTIMETTYIPQLTVSLAEMLRVPRPSASTFNLLSGISYNGVKK from the coding sequence ATGAAAAATACAATGGTACATAAAGTTTTTATGCTGTTTATATGTTTTTGTTCATATTTTGTGCGGTCAGAAGATAAGGCGCCCAAGTTAACTATAGTAGTTGTTATTGATCAGTTTGCGTATCATGAGTTGCAAAAGTTGCAGCCCTATTTTAAAGGTGGAATAAAATTTTTACATGATAATGGCGTACGCTATGTTAATGCGTTTCATCCGCATGGTATGCCAGAAACTGGAGTTGGGCATACGAGTATTGGTACCGGAACATTGGCAAAAGAGCATGGCATAATAGGTAATAATTGGCTTGATGCGCAGGGTAATAGTATTACCTGTGATGCTGATAATGCCCCGCATGCAGCTGTTTTTTCGCCAACCGGGTTATACAATTTTGGCGTTTCTCCAAAAAATATTATGGTTGATACATTATCTGATCAATTAATTATGAATTCATATCCTCATGCAAAAAATATAGTATTTTCTTTATCACTGAAAAGCAGGTCTGCGGTTGGCATGGCAGGGCGATTGGGAAAAGCGGTGTGGTTTGATGCGCAATCTGGGGCATTTACCTCAAGCAAAGTGTATTTTGATGAACTGCCACAGTGGGTGAAAGATTTTAATCAAGAAAAAAATATATCAGAACTCAAAGATTATACATGGGATTTGACCTATCCCGCGTCAAGTCCAGCATATAATTTTTCTAATACTCATGATTATGAATTTTCTAGTGTTAAAAAAAGTTGGATAGGGGTTAAGCATGAAATTGATAAAAAAGAACATGACCCATTTTTGTTTTTTGAAAAGACACCCCTCGCGAATAAGCTTTTGTTAGATTGTGCGACAGCGTGTTTAAAAAATACCATTACTAACAATCCTCAGGAGCGCGTTGTTCTGTGGCTCAGTTTAAGTAGCCTTGATCTAATAGGCCACGTGTACGGCCCCAATAGTTTAGAAGCGCTTGATATGTTATACAAAATTGATACACAACTCAAAGATTTTATAGATAAAGTATATGAAGCGGTGCCCCAAGAAGATGTGCTTTTTGCACTGACAGCAGATCATGGTATCGTGCCCATTCTAGAAGAAGTTAAAAAAAATGGATTAACCTTTGCACAACGTATTGATTCTAAAACATTAATGAGTTCAGTAAATGAAGCCATAGAAAAAAAACATGGTATATCAAATGCCCTAGAGCATTTTAGAATGCCGTCTTTTTATTGTAATAAGAACATTTTAGAATTATCAAAATCACAAAGAAATACGATTATGTATGACATTAAAAATATCCTGATGAATCATCCTGGTATTAAGTATGCTTGGACATTTGATGAGTTATCATGGTCACCGTATGCATGCAACGTGCTTCCGAATTATTTTAAAAATCAGCTTTATAGAAATAGAACAGGACATATTATATGCCAAGTGCAACCGTACAATTATATCGATATTTTTACCTCAGGGACCGCGCACGGCACGCCATATGATTATGACACGCATGTGCCGCTGATTGTGTATCAAAAAGGGAAGCTTTTTAATAAGACAATTATGGAAACAACGTATATTCCGCAATTAACCGTATCATTGGCAGAAATGCTCCGAGTGCCTCGACCAAGTGCTTCAACGTTCAACTTACTATCGGGCATATCATATAATGGTGTTAAAAAGTAA
- a CDS encoding alkaline phosphatase family protein: MKKIFLCLLVIGRVICAQVGTPQLTLIIVIDQFAYHELQKLQTHFKGGIKFLHDNGITYTQAFQPHGAPVTGVGHAALATGTFPSEHGIVNNAWFSGEQKIKCDDDNDPAAAVFAPHGLYAYGRSSHHVMTDTLSDQITLSSSENNKMTSFALSLKSRAATIMAGKLGKAVWFDDASGFFTSSKSYYAALPAWLHAFNNKKKIHTLSQITWPVSKNKKMPHYNFYNNYDFAKTKTSLIGKKIPKKDKLFSYSLFQKTPAANKLLCECAQAALRDWIKNKKKDEHLIFWLSLSSLDKIGHLYGPDAQEISDMLYHMDHDLKQLFATIYKNFDKKDVLIALTADHGVHPITSLVNKQGLDFAHRISSHDLKATINAYIEKKYAYSNIVEHIKTPFIYLKQDIFSALTKEKKSEVAEAVCQSLMNYPGVKRAWTERQLIRADYQPHSLEYNFKQQLYPNRNGEIIFQLDPYTDISKQTWGTKHNIPYDDDTHVPLMLYQYGRFMHKKIATPVIIQQLPVTLAHILNVPRPSASTAELLPV, translated from the coding sequence ATGAAAAAAATATTTTTATGTTTACTTGTTATTGGTCGTGTAATATGTGCCCAGGTTGGTACACCGCAACTGACACTTATTATCGTGATCGATCAGTTTGCGTATCATGAGTTGCAAAAATTGCAGACGCATTTTAAGGGTGGGATAAAATTTTTACATGATAATGGCATTACGTACACGCAGGCGTTTCAACCACATGGTGCACCTGTTACCGGAGTTGGTCATGCTGCTCTGGCGACAGGAACCTTTCCATCAGAACACGGCATAGTTAATAACGCGTGGTTTTCTGGTGAACAGAAGATCAAATGTGACGATGATAATGATCCCGCCGCTGCCGTATTTGCACCGCATGGCCTCTATGCATATGGTAGATCATCGCATCATGTTATGACCGATACGCTTTCTGATCAAATTACGTTATCGTCTTCAGAAAATAACAAAATGACGAGCTTTGCTCTATCGCTTAAAAGCCGAGCCGCTACTATCATGGCCGGCAAATTAGGCAAAGCGGTATGGTTTGATGATGCAAGTGGTTTTTTTACCTCAAGTAAAAGTTATTATGCAGCTCTTCCCGCATGGCTACACGCATTTAATAATAAAAAAAAGATACATACATTATCACAAATAACTTGGCCTGTTTCTAAAAATAAAAAAATGCCCCATTATAATTTTTATAATAATTATGATTTTGCAAAAACAAAAACAAGTCTTATCGGTAAAAAAATACCAAAAAAAGATAAACTGTTTTCTTATTCTCTTTTTCAAAAAACTCCTGCAGCTAATAAATTATTATGTGAGTGCGCTCAGGCGGCTCTGCGTGATTGGATCAAAAATAAAAAAAAAGATGAACATTTGATTTTTTGGTTAAGCTTGAGCAGCCTTGATAAAATTGGTCATTTATATGGTCCCGATGCACAAGAAATAAGCGATATGCTGTATCATATGGACCATGATCTCAAACAATTATTTGCCACTATTTACAAAAATTTTGATAAAAAAGATGTGCTGATCGCCTTAACTGCTGATCACGGGGTGCACCCTATTACGAGTTTGGTTAATAAGCAGGGTTTGGATTTTGCGCACAGAATAAGTAGTCATGATCTTAAGGCAACAATTAATGCGTATATCGAAAAAAAGTATGCATATTCAAATATTGTAGAGCATATCAAGACGCCCTTTATTTATCTTAAGCAAGATATATTTAGTGCTTTGACCAAAGAAAAAAAATCTGAAGTTGCTGAAGCCGTATGTCAATCATTAATGAATTATCCTGGTGTTAAACGGGCATGGACAGAACGTCAATTGATACGCGCCGATTATCAACCACATAGTTTAGAATATAATTTTAAGCAACAACTGTATCCCAATAGAAATGGCGAAATTATTTTTCAACTCGACCCGTATACCGATATTAGTAAACAGACATGGGGAACCAAGCATAATATTCCGTATGATGATGACACGCACGTGCCTCTTATGCTTTATCAGTACGGGCGCTTTATGCATAAAAAAATTGCCACGCCGGTTATTATTCAACAGTTACCCGTAACGCTCGCGCACATTCTTAACGTCCCGCGTCCATCAGCATCTACGGCAGAACTTCTGCCTGTGTGA
- a CDS encoding RNA methyltransferase → MMHGDVQKKLIAYLEQFTTAHKVELIDSVLEKRTRHVTIALEDIFHGHNISAAVRSAEGFGVQDVHIIEQRHRYAFKNGIDKGASEWLSVQRFDNKAINNTQACFEYLKNNGYAVVVTSPHAQGYTLDTLPLDKKIALVFGTEQSGATQYALENADMHVRVPMYGFTESFNISVCAALCLYDITTRLRKSDVVWQLTEQEKAAIKLDWLRNIVRGADELEKLFLTQAEVLP, encoded by the coding sequence ATGATGCACGGGGATGTTCAAAAAAAATTAATAGCATATTTAGAGCAATTTACCACAGCGCATAAGGTTGAATTAATTGATAGCGTGCTCGAAAAGCGCACGCGGCATGTTACCATCGCGCTGGAAGATATTTTTCATGGGCACAATATTAGCGCAGCCGTACGATCAGCCGAAGGCTTTGGGGTACAAGATGTGCACATTATTGAACAACGTCACCGATATGCATTCAAAAATGGCATAGACAAAGGGGCTTCAGAGTGGCTTTCTGTGCAACGCTTTGATAATAAAGCTATTAATAATACACAGGCCTGCTTTGAATATCTTAAAAATAATGGTTATGCCGTAGTAGTAACATCCCCACATGCTCAAGGATACACGCTTGACACCCTGCCTCTCGATAAAAAAATTGCCCTTGTCTTTGGCACCGAACAAAGCGGCGCAACGCAATATGCCTTAGAAAATGCCGATATGCATGTGCGCGTACCTATGTACGGGTTTACAGAAAGTTTTAATATTTCGGTCTGCGCGGCTCTGTGTTTATATGATATTACTACTCGTTTACGTAAGTCTGACGTGGTGTGGCAATTAACTGAACAAGAAAAGGCGGCTATAAAGCTTGATTGGCTTAGGAATATTGTCCGCGGCGCTGACGAACTTGAAAAGCTTTTTCTCACACAGGCAGAAGTTCTGCCGTAG
- a CDS encoding nitroreductase family protein translates to MKSVVYGIAILITMSAYFYYASLTSCSVDKIFINRHSSRAMSGAPVPHDELMTLFGAARLAPSSFNDQPWRFIYARKGTPAWQKMFDLLVPFNQAWVGTGDVLILIVSHNNFEHNGQFSRTHSFDTGAAMENLALQGSLMGLVIHGMAGFDYDRARVEFNIPEDYTVEAMFVVGKPGKVEVLTQELQEKEVRSPRKSLSEIIFEGAFTAQ, encoded by the coding sequence ATGAAATCTGTTGTATACGGCATCGCAATTTTAATAACGATGTCTGCATACTTTTACTATGCAAGCCTGACTTCATGCTCGGTCGACAAAATTTTTATCAACCGCCACTCATCACGGGCAATGTCTGGAGCTCCCGTCCCGCACGATGAGTTAATGACCCTATTTGGCGCAGCTCGCCTTGCCCCTTCTTCATTCAATGATCAGCCATGGAGATTCATTTACGCACGCAAGGGAACACCGGCTTGGCAAAAAATGTTTGATCTATTGGTACCCTTCAATCAAGCATGGGTTGGCACGGGTGACGTACTTATTCTTATCGTTTCTCATAATAACTTTGAACATAACGGACAATTTTCACGTACGCACTCATTTGATACCGGCGCTGCTATGGAAAATTTGGCGTTACAGGGCTCTCTTATGGGATTAGTTATACATGGGATGGCCGGCTTTGATTACGACCGCGCCCGCGTAGAATTTAACATTCCTGAGGATTATACCGTCGAGGCAATGTTTGTTGTTGGTAAACCGGGAAAAGTGGAAGTTTTGACGCAAGAATTGCAAGAAAAAGAAGTTCGCTCCCCACGCAAATCACTGAGCGAGATAATTTTTGAGGGCGCCTTCACAGCACAATAA
- a CDS encoding nitroreductase family protein, with protein sequence MKDRVAEHSIDTIFIKRHSARAMSGEKITHDELMSLFEAARWAPSSYNNQPWQLVYAVRETPAWDNFFNVLVPANQSWAVNGAVLIMVASRNNFEFNNKPSRTHSFDTGAAMENLALQGSLMGLVVHGMEGFDYDKARQVAHLPDDYTVEAMFVVGRPGNITNLPIDLQTREELSDRKKIEEFIFEGIFNK encoded by the coding sequence ATGAAAGATAGAGTAGCAGAGCATTCTATTGATACAATTTTCATAAAAAGGCATTCAGCGCGAGCAATGTCCGGTGAGAAAATCACACACGATGAATTAATGTCACTTTTTGAAGCAGCACGATGGGCACCATCGTCATACAATAATCAACCATGGCAATTAGTCTATGCTGTACGCGAGACACCGGCATGGGATAATTTTTTTAATGTATTGGTCCCCGCTAATCAAAGCTGGGCAGTGAACGGTGCCGTATTAATTATGGTGGCATCGCGCAATAATTTTGAATTCAACAACAAGCCTTCTCGTACCCATTCATTCGATACAGGCGCCGCTATGGAAAATTTGGCACTACAGGGGTCTCTCATGGGACTGGTTGTTCATGGCATGGAAGGCTTTGATTATGACAAGGCGCGCCAGGTTGCACATCTTCCGGATGACTATACCGTTGAAGCAATGTTTGTTGTTGGCAGACCTGGCAATATCACAAACCTACCGATAGATCTACAAACTCGAGAAGAATTATCGGATAGAAAAAAAATTGAAGAATTTATTTTCGAAGGTATATTTAATAAATAA
- a CDS encoding ankyrin repeat domain-containing protein, which translates to MSLSRQKAITFFSIILFCCPFITLSYPYRFQRLISLEKDGKTIKKCVDFISDAHIQVPDFAKKPSMKKVKAGLLKVDEQHALSTPERTLLAALRTLNKPGRKEIDLLWEFVPNSEYYSIAEVDFIAYGGNILLQEFQDANNITFINSDTHRRGKVIFDALFNLAFIHADRGLSSEELKSITIKKLLDSLDAFFDDTPCDTNTNRQFCDLSKITDAESHKITQADWLFFKNLYQKEARPIFSNILQCKVNATAEDLRQQLLQEKNLTQSETITTMYTFMTNFEFLINILSTSKEHVIAYAGGDHCDTISQGLKGPYGWNLVIDLGFNIPDIYGVTISHRAWDYLLETPLQSLNNYKRHGDRPFINIVTAESDVLKKFVLLISIFNPRPDATRLERLKRSLKNIFYPRSDEKTLEQLQQFFTQADKTFVHFIEWRISKYDNQTLLFATVNQGLVKSTEFLLEHGARANVRDDKGLTPLFYAGPYPEIVKLLLASGADVNVKNNDNQSVYTYLNNQKNTKPESKNLVAQNKPSPQKSPEPNVKAPVAKDQSPREKMKHNYTWSEWLKKTKRSFARWIGWSKAQKTPAVPASTRP; encoded by the coding sequence ATGAGTTTATCAAGGCAAAAAGCAATTACGTTCTTTTCAATTATTTTGTTCTGTTGCCCTTTTATCACCCTCTCCTATCCCTATCGATTCCAACGCTTAATATCGCTTGAAAAAGACGGTAAAACTATAAAAAAATGCGTCGACTTCATATCCGACGCTCATATTCAAGTACCTGATTTTGCTAAAAAACCATCGATGAAAAAGGTCAAAGCGGGTCTATTAAAAGTAGACGAACAACATGCCTTATCAACTCCAGAACGAACGTTACTTGCAGCATTAAGAACTTTGAATAAACCAGGGCGCAAAGAGATCGACCTTTTATGGGAATTTGTACCTAATTCTGAATATTATTCCATAGCAGAAGTAGATTTTATAGCCTACGGGGGTAACATTCTATTACAAGAATTCCAAGATGCAAATAATATTACGTTTATTAATTCTGATACACATAGACGCGGGAAAGTAATCTTCGATGCTCTTTTCAATCTTGCATTCATACATGCTGATCGAGGTCTTTCATCTGAAGAGCTTAAGTCCATTACAATTAAAAAGCTCCTAGACTCTTTAGATGCATTCTTTGATGATACGCCTTGCGACACAAATACTAATCGACAATTTTGTGATTTATCTAAAATTACAGATGCCGAGAGCCATAAGATCACACAAGCAGATTGGCTTTTTTTTAAAAATCTTTATCAAAAAGAAGCGAGGCCCATTTTTAGCAATATCTTACAATGCAAGGTTAATGCTACCGCAGAAGATCTAAGACAACAATTGCTTCAAGAAAAGAATTTAACTCAATCAGAAACAATTACTACTATGTATACCTTTATGACAAATTTTGAATTTCTTATTAATATATTAAGCACTTCTAAAGAACATGTCATCGCATATGCTGGAGGCGACCATTGTGACACTATTTCTCAGGGGCTCAAAGGTCCTTATGGATGGAATCTTGTTATAGACCTTGGTTTCAATATACCGGACATTTACGGTGTAACAATTTCTCATAGAGCCTGGGATTATTTACTCGAAACACCTCTTCAATCGTTGAACAATTATAAACGACATGGCGATCGCCCTTTTATTAATATCGTGACAGCAGAATCAGATGTGCTCAAGAAATTTGTACTACTTATTAGTATTTTTAATCCTAGACCAGACGCAACAAGGCTTGAGCGGCTGAAACGCTCTTTAAAGAATATTTTTTATCCTAGATCAGATGAAAAAACACTTGAGCAATTACAACAATTTTTTACGCAAGCTGACAAAACTTTTGTTCATTTTATAGAATGGCGCATATCAAAATACGATAATCAAACACTTTTATTTGCTACCGTCAATCAAGGCTTGGTAAAATCCACCGAATTTTTACTCGAGCACGGCGCTCGTGCTAATGTGCGTGATGACAAAGGACTGACGCCACTTTTTTATGCTGGACCGTATCCAGAAATTGTTAAACTATTACTCGCATCCGGCGCCGACGTCAATGTAAAAAACAACGACAATCAGTCAGTCTATACCTATTTAAATAATCAAAAAAATACTAAACCTGAAAGCAAAAATCTGGTTGCGCAAAATAAGCCATCACCTCAAAAAAGCCCTGAACCTAACGTCAAAGCTCCTGTTGCAAAAGATCAGTCGCCGCGAGAAAAAATGAAACATAATTACACGTGGTCTGAATGGCTTAAAAAAACAAAAAGATCTTTTGCCAGATGGATTGGCTGGTCAAAAGCTCAAAAAACACCGGCTGTGCCGGCTTCAACGCGACCTTGA